GGAGACAAATTTCTAGGGATATGTGAGATATGATGCCACTATTGCTTCTCCCACCCCTTCATTTGATCCATTACTTTTTTATCACCTTATGCTAAAGGGACTCAGTTTCCAGAGGGAATCTCCAAAGCCATTTAGCTATAAGAGATGTTTTTGGATACCACATTCCACCAATGCCCAAACCTCCCTTAGAATTAGGTTTGCTAACTAAGTCCTAGCTAACAAGATGCTCATGCGTACCCTCCCAAAACCTAACCAAAAGAAATCATGCATCAACCTCTCTTAAGGAATTGGCCACTGTACTGGGGACTTTGAACAGAGAGAGTTAGTTAATAAATCGGGATGTTCGAGAAAGAAGCACTAATGAGAGTAGTTCAACCCCCAAGGGAAAAATAAATCCTCTTCCATCCTTCCAATCTCCTAGCCACCTTATCTAGCATGGGTTCCCAAAAGGTTTCAGAGTTAGGTTACTTCCAAGGGGAAGGCTGAGATGAGTTAGGGGCCACGAAATGGAATCACAACCTGCACTCAATTTGAAATTCTGAGTTGCCCCTCATCCATGTTAATACCAGGTAAGTCACTCTTAGACAAATTGATCTTAGGACCCGAGTTATTCTCAAAGATTTTGAGCAACTGAATAGCTTTCATGAACTCTGCTGGACTATCCTCAAGGGATAGCAAGGTATCATCAGCGAACTAGAGGTGTGAAACCTCCACTTCCCCCTTCCCACACATAGGCCTCTAATCACTCCCCTAGCTTAATTATGAAAACACAACCTACCAAGGGTATCAAGGTGAATAGGAACAGGGATAGAGGATCCCTTTTTTAAGACTGCTAAAGGCCTTGAACCAATCAGTTGACCATTGACAATGACAAACATATGGGACAAAGTGAGAACTGTTATCTTCCCTCCATGGATCCCCAAAACCTTTATTACTCATCACCTTATCTAAAAAGCCACAGTTGATCCTATCATAGGTTTTCTCAAAGTCCACTTTAAAAAAAATACCCTTTCTGCCCCTCCTCTTCACATCCTCTACCACCTCGTTAGCCACCAACACTGCGTCTAAGATAAGTTTGAGTCTATTATTGAGGACTTTGGACAAGATTTTATAAAGGCTTGTAACAAGGCTAATATGTCCAAAGTCCCAACTCTTCTAGCTCCCTCCTTCTTAGGGATGAGGATGATAAAAGTGGAGTTAGCACTAGTGTTAACCACACCCCTTATGATGAAACTCCTCAAAAAATTTAAGGATATCTGCTTCCAACATTTCCATTTTTCTTGGAAGAAAGCCACTGAAAAACCATTCAGACTTGCTGCCTTGTCTCTGCTCATCTCAAAAGCTGTTATTCTAATTTCCTCAACCTCAAACGATCTTTCCAACCACCGAGCAGAATTCTCCATGATGGGGCTCCAATCAAGGCCTTCCACCATCAGTCTGTTTGGATATTCCTCGGAAACAAGGGATTTGTAGAAGTTGGTGATCTTGACTCCTACTTAATTGCACCAACAATCTACTGCAGATTAGGAGGTTTTCTAACTCCTCAGCTCTCAAAATGTGTCATAAGTGTGGAAATAGTTCGGAGGATGCAACTCATTTGTTTCTATGTTGTTCATTTGCATGGGGCTTGTGGAATACCCTTTCTGGAGTTATTTAGAAGTGTGGATTTGTTCAAAGACAGAGGAGGAGCCCTTGGCTATTTCATTTAAGACGTTTTGGGTGCTCTTTGTCCTGTATTTATTGGGAATTTGGCTGGAAAGGAAACGCtagaattttttgggaaaaaaaatatcTATGGGGTTTCTTTGGGACCTAGTGCAGTATTTTGCTTCTCTTTGGGCTTACAGTGCATGCTGTTTAAGGGTTGCTGTTTTCAAGATGTCTTCTGATACTGGGTAGCTTTATTAAATTGacgctctttctttctttccttttttttttttttttttccttttctctgtTTTCATGTACACGAGGACTCATTGTTCTCCTTTATTGCATCTGTTTTTCCTTCCTAGTTTTAATAAAGCTtctttttctatttaaaaaagGGGTTTATTAAACAATGTTATTAGCAGTGAAGGCGGAACTACttgaaataaataattttcaaaaacgTATTATTTTAACTGTTTCTATTGATCAGATTTTTAATGTGAAAGACCTTATTAGTATTAAATAATAGCATAACAATTACACATTGTTAAAGCAAAAAAGGGACTACAAGGAAGCCTGAGGTACTGTTTCATACTTGATTGCATGCACAGGACAATTAGATATGCAGTATACACATCAGCAAAACCATAAATACCCGTAGTCAATAATATCATAtgtgaatccttttctgccattCTACTGGATCCAGGGCAGCATTTTCCAAAAGTTGGAGGGCTATCAAATCCTTGTTAACTCAATGCAAGTTTGCCCCTCGCCTTCCTACAACTTTTAAAGGAGAAAAAAGTTGTTGGTTTGATATTATGTACTCTTTGTATTTCCCTACCTGAATTTATATTCTGGTACTATGATTTACTGCTCGACTATGATTTACAGCTCTTGTGATTTGGTACTAAAATGAGCCATATCTTGAATTATTTATGTCTGAATCCAAAATCTGCATCAGGGTACACCGCTACTAGCAGGACTTGCAATTGCTGCTGCTGCCCTTGCAGGTAGATATAGCATCCAGGCTTGGCAAGCATTCAAAGCTAGGCCACCAAAACCCAGAATGCGCAAATTTTACGAAGGTGGTTTCCAGCAAACAATGACAAGAAGGGAAGCTGCTCAAATTCTTGGAATTAGGTATGGATTACATAATGCGTTAAAATATACTTTGGTAGCATTGGAAAGATAATTGTTATGATACTCATTGAAATTCAGTGATCACGAGTCCATGATGTCCTTTTTAAGATGAAGAATGGCATCTCTAAAAGTTCTTTTATAATGTTGGAACAATGAGGCATCAGTGAAACAATGCTGCTAAATGGGAAGTTCTGAAAATTATATGTAAGGGGTCATTAAGTCTACACTCTACAGCCATAATTATGTTTCTTGGTGTTTAAATTTTAACCTCCGTATAGCAAGAGGAAATGTAATAATAGGGAAATTTGTCACTGCAAAGTGGACTGCCCTCTTGGCGTTGAACTGTCGGAGAGTCCAACATATACTGAACTCTGCTTATGTGTGGGTTTTGGTCTACTTAAAAGGCAAATTTAGATGGATTAGGCTAGGCTAGGCTAGGCTATTAAATTTGGAATAATATCAGCTAGAGATTATGCCAATCATTTTGTCAGCCAGCATAGCAGTAGGCTCCCAGTTGACATCGTGAATGTAGACAATGAAAGAGCTGCTTCTTGCCACTGAACGGAGGGATCGGAGTGATATCATTAGGAATTGTCTTCCTCTTCTACCTATGACACACAAACCAAAATACAGTAAAGATGAGTCAAAGCCTCGGACATTTGTTTAGTTGTATGTGCATAAGAGCCAAGCTGAATTCCAGTTGGCTTGGTTAGCCAAAAATAATTCATAAAATTCAAGTTAATTTTGGTCATGAATTTTTTTAAGAAACTTCAGAGGCAAGGAGAAACAGTGCATAATTTTGTTATAAAAATCAGAAACAGTAGTTTGGCCATTATTAGGCAAAATCTGCCAAATCAGCAAAACAACTCACCACTTTAATGGTATCATAAAGAATCTGTAAATTTAATTACATCATCAATcatgaaaaaaaggaaaaaagtgaCAGTGGACTACTTTTTAACCAATgaatggtttaaaaaaaaaaaaaaaaaaaaattccaaaaggtAATCTGAGAAAATTGTATCTTCCATGAGAGGAGCTCAGCTGACGAAGGAAATGAAGAGAGGAATATTTCTTAATAAGAGCTAGAAGACATTAAAAAttgctggaaaaaaaaaaaaattctagagcCAAGAAAAAAAGAGTGCCAATGAAAATTCCAGGTTTTCTTTTGTGAAGGACTATTTTTATGAGGGGAAAGGGACTTTCGTTCTCTTTTCATGCTGGATTTGTCTTATATTGATCAATGAGTTTTCTTCTTTCCAGTAGTAGAGTATCACTTAATAGAGATGTTTTTtacttttgaaatatatttttatttgtgaaaaataggGGGAATTATGGCAGGGACAATATTTTTTAgggggaaaaaaataataatagtaatggaAATAGTTACCAGAGGTTGAGAGAAGGAGCCAACAGCAAAGTTTCTGAATCATCTTCTTGAGCTGCAACCCCTGTTTATAATGCAAATGACTTTccatttgcaatttttttttttggtaaatacCTTTACCATGTTAGTATATCTCATTCTTGTGCTCTTAGTACACATAATTTGACTACATATATTTGCGTCGCTATTTTAGTGCATTCACGGGCATCCTTTTTTCATGAcaaatagtgttttttatttttttaaacagggAAAATGCAACTGCAGATAAGATTAAGGAAGCACATAGGAAGGTGATGGTTGCAAATCATCCAGATGCAGGTGGGAGCCATTATCTCGCTTCTAAAATTAATGAAGCAAAAGATGTGATGCTTGGAAAAGGCAAGAACAGTGGGTCTCCATTTTGATTTCATCTCCTCCTGAATGTGAGACGCTAAGTtgatcttttctctctctctctctctgcctttATTTTAACCACGGGGTAAAGCTATGCATTGATTCAATAAGCCAATGGAAATTAAGATATTTTTGgagttaattaattaatcatgCATAGTGATTACAATGGCCAACTGGACGACATGCAATGAGTGGTTCGCACCAAAATCACATAGTAAGAATTAGAGGAAGCAAAGGAGATataatgcatatgcatgcatgcttTGCCATGTATGTATCCAAAACAATAGGACGTAAACCCCAAATTTATTgatagccctcacttatggcggaggaaaaccgtggttacaaacatGCCACAAGAGATTTACAAATAAACcagcaaaatgaaaaaaaaaaaaaatatcgatCCTCCTTGCCAAAAGAAAAACTACTAATTAAACAACTAAAGACATGAAGCAGATTCAATGTTGCAACCAAATTATACATTACCAAATTGAAATTTGAATGAAGATGTATCCAAATAGTACGCAACCAACGGATCCCCAAAATGAGATTGATCAAGCTGCTTCTCAACCCTTTCAATGTCATATATTTCTTGCTGTAGTTTCTGCTTTTGCATTGATATGACAGTACTGTAGCTTCCGCTACTCATCATCCCCATTGGTTCAAGTACTATTCCTTCACAATGCCCAAAGCTTTCAGTTACATAACAATAACCACCAGCACTGTTCTTACTAATGGGCACTTTGTCTGCAACTGCAAATAGTTGTTGATCGTCATAGGGCACAAAAAATTGACCATAAGTGCCGGAGTCTCGTTGATGATCATCAGTGGGTATTGACATTTGATCACAAGAGCCAAGTGGTGGTTGTTTATGATCACTAGATGACACAAAAATTTGATCATAAGAACCAAATGGTTGTTGTTGATGATCGTTGGAGAGTACAATAGTTTGATCAACGAAGGGTGCAGAAATTTGATCACAAAATCTAGTTGGCTGTTGATGATAATTAGAGGGCACAAAATTTCCATCATAAGAACCAAGTTGTTTTTGTTGATGATGATCCAAAGGTACAAAAATTTGTTCGTAAGAGCTAAGTGGTGGTTGTTGATCGCTGAAGGCTGGCACAAGAATTTGATCATGAGAACAATGTGGTTGTTGTAGATGACAACCCGAGGGTACAAAAATTTGATCATAAGAGCCAAGTGGTTTTTGTTGATGATTATCATAGGGTGGCATACCAATTTGATCATAGGAACGCTCTATTGGTTCTTGATGTTCATTGGAGGGTACAAAACTTTGATCATTGGATGGTACAAAAATTTGATCACGAGAGCCAAGTGGTTGCTGATGATGATCGGATGGTACAAAAGTTTGATTGACAATATTATCAGCATGAGCAGCCGAAATTGTAATGGGGGCTGCAGCGATTGCTTCATTGGGTTGTGGATCATGATCATCATCAGCTAAGAGTTCAGTAATGGTGCCACTAAAATCCCAATCCAATATTGCAGCAAGATCCAATTCCATTAATTCATCATTTGCATAtccaaaatttttattaatatcCTTCATTGTATCATATGCAAAAGTATCCGTGGCAGCTTCCACATCCATCTGTACATGTTCTGCCTCATTGTCTTCCTCCTCTACCCTACCATTGGCTTTCCCCACTCTTTCATAAATCTTGCATAAAACCCAATCATCCAACTGCAcccaaaaagataatataaaaatttaatttaagaaGAAAAAACTTAAAAGGGTCGATCAAAAGGAGATGAACTATATTATTTACAagaaataattaaacatataCCCTCATGTCGTCCGGGTTACTTCTGACTCTAGGCTCCGAATTATTGGTCGTAAACTTGTGCATTATCCAATTGGTTTTGGTGCCGTTGGGGGGTTTTCCTGCAAAGTAGACTAGAACTTTCTTAGACCCAATCTCAGCACCATTATGCCAAATTGGTATGTCTGCTCCAGTGGGCCTCCAATACCCATTCCCCGTTCCTCGACTTGGTCGTTTCCCATTTTGATACTTCCTATCCCGCGGTGTGAAGAAAAAGTATTCCATTTGTCTATCATTCCTATATCTCTCTGCATGTAGTAGATATGTTCATGTGAAACCAATTAAAAAGCTtatccaaaagaattttaaaaaaaatttccattaAATTGCAAGACATTTGATTATGAAGAagaataaaattttcaaatatgctATTAAATTTTGATGTTGAATATGTATGTGTATCATAGTACCGGCAAGGTCGGCGGGGCTGTGTTGATAAAGAGTGACCTCATGTATATTATTTGAAGGTAGAGGGCCATCGACAACTTTCTTAAGGAGGTAGTGCACAATATGTTCTTCATCAAGCGGGGTGAAGTGATATCCAGGAGGAAATGAATCCAGGTACTCACGCACGCTATTAAAGTCAATCTGCAATTTTTATACATGTTAACAATTATTAGTGGAAAACTAACTTGGCAACCCATATTTAGACTCTCCTTTTATAATTCAATTTCAAGCCTTTATCAAAattgaaattctctctctctctctctctctctctctctctctctctattgtttgtttgtttgtttgtacAATGCTAGCAAGGTTAGTACTTATCCAAGTtccaatcaaaatttaaataatattttttctaataaaaaatgTCAACTTCTTATTAAAACAGTCTTCTATGTatgtttgaaaaacaaaaattgtGAACATTAAGCATTCCTGGAtaccttaaaaaaaatattttaaaaatcattagcACAGTCATCCATTGTAATCTATTTTAGATGGCAGGAGTACTGGTCTACCTTTGCTACATTATCTTCTTTTTGCTTCTTCTTGGCACAACCTTCAAACTTTTTCCCTTTCTTATACATCTTGCATAACACCCAGCTGTCCAgctacataccaaagtatagagaaattattgaaatatatataactTAAGCTTTACttagtgaaaaaaaaataaaagacaaataCCTTCGTGTCAACACCGGGTATGGCATTATTAACCCTATACTCTTGCATTATCCAGTCAGTTTTGGTTCCTTTGGGGGGTTTTCCCTCGTAGAAGACTAGAGCTTTCCTAAAACCCACCACTGCATCACCATCCCTAATTGGCTTGTCTGCTCCACTGGGCTTCCAGTACCCATCCCCCATCGATCGACTCGGCCGGTCTCCATTTCGATACTTCATCATTTTTCTTCTTGTGAAAAAATAACATTCCTTCTGTCCGTCACACTTATACATCtctgtgtacatatatatatatatatatatataagtatatagatatatatgttCATGCAAACCCAAAAAGcgcacaacaaaaaaaaaaaaaaaaaaaaaatattgttcaaGAAAGGAAGAACATTCAATACATACCAGCAAGGTAGGCGGGATGGTGCTGATGAAGAGCGACTTGGATGATATTGTTGGGAGGCAAAGGGTGTCCAATGACTTTCTTGAGGAGATAATGCATAATCACTTCATTATCATCAGGGATGAAGCGGTAGCCCGGAGGAAATGAAGCTTGTTGAGAGTTGGTGGTGAAGTTAAGCTTTTCCATTAGTTGGTAGTATGCAATTGTATGAATAATTGCTATGATATTTAAAGGTGGCAAACAGAGTTGGAGTTTCAGTGGAACTCTCTCCGGCCATGTACGCAGGATTCATTTCAGTAGAACTCTCTCCGGCCATGTACGCAGGAAATCCTTAGTAAGGATTTAAAAATGAGTTGACTGAGCCTATCCTTGCCAACCCAGCTGTCTTCTTCTTCAACGGTTCAAACTCTCCGTGTAGTCAAGAGTTAATTAGGTTGCTCTTCTTCTTTCTGCCGCAACACtgtttctttaccattaaaatcaagaattttaaatatttaatcgTCTATCCTTCAATTGTTTTAGATATGTATTTATAACTAGAtggtttaattgattaatttaaaaGGTTGGAGAAATaatcaaacataaacaaaaatCAGAGGAAAATTAAATGATGTCAAATTTCAATTA
This Malania oleifera isolate guangnan ecotype guangnan chromosome 11, ASM2987363v1, whole genome shotgun sequence DNA region includes the following protein-coding sequences:
- the LOC131168415 gene encoding mitochondrial import inner membrane translocase subunit TIM14-1-like isoform X2, producing the protein MICVIQGTPLLAGLAIAAAALAGRYSIQAWQAFKARPPKPRMRKFYEGGFQQTMTRREAAQILGIRENATADKIKEAHRKVMVANHPDAGGSHYLASKINEAKDVMLGKGKNSGSPF
- the LOC131168415 gene encoding mitochondrial import inner membrane translocase subunit TIM14-1-like isoform X3, with translation MGTPLLAGLAIAAAALAGRYSIQAWQAFKARPPKPRMRKFYEGGFQQTMTRREAAQILGIRENATADKIKEAHRKVMVANHPDAGGSHYLASKINEAKDVMLGKGKNSGSPF
- the LOC131168415 gene encoding mitochondrial import inner membrane translocase subunit TIM14-1-like isoform X1, with product MQIPGKFSFMSSSSDISQKKCYLTPTLFLYSGWGLAARRKMICVIQGTPLLAGLAIAAAALAGRYSIQAWQAFKARPPKPRMRKFYEGGFQQTMTRREAAQILGIRENATADKIKEAHRKVMVANHPDAGGSHYLASKINEAKDVMLGKGKNSGSPF